The following are encoded in a window of Halosolutus halophilus genomic DNA:
- a CDS encoding cytochrome C oxidase subunit II, translated as MTSPLKPPDGNWWNQPINRREGIWLGLAGTWSVIIFGWMSGFTRFGDQNPIGETYEVSASEFQDKFSEYEDSAEETDAGLVPPGDDVYIAGIRFSWQGTPVVLETGREYDFHLSSLDVQHGFSIRPEHALSQQMNFQVLPGYEWVLPMEFDEPGEYHIICNEFCGQGHRTMHGRIVVRDS; from the coding sequence GTGACGTCACCACTCAAACCGCCGGACGGCAATTGGTGGAACCAGCCGATCAACAGGCGTGAGGGCATCTGGCTGGGCCTCGCGGGTACCTGGTCGGTCATCATTTTCGGCTGGATGAGCGGTTTCACCCGCTTCGGTGACCAGAATCCGATCGGGGAGACGTACGAGGTCAGCGCCAGCGAGTTTCAGGACAAGTTCTCGGAGTACGAGGATTCCGCGGAGGAGACCGATGCCGGATTAGTACCTCCGGGCGACGACGTGTACATCGCCGGGATACGGTTCTCCTGGCAGGGGACGCCGGTCGTCCTCGAGACCGGCCGGGAGTACGACTTCCACCTCAGCTCGCTGGACGTCCAGCACGGGTTCTCGATCCGGCCAGAACACGCGCTGAGCCAGCAGATGAATTTCCAGGTGCTGCCCGGTTACGAGTGGGTTCTGCCCATGGAGTTCGACGAACCCGGGGAGTACCACATCATCTGCAACGAGTTCTGTGGCCAGGGACACAGAACGATGCACGGGCGGATCGTCGTGAGGGATTCATAG
- a CDS encoding sulfatase-like hydrolase/transferase — protein MNVVLISIDSLRRDVLEVYRDEPTGFGYQVATPNLDRFAERAAVFDTHYAGSLPCMPARREWLTGTQEFLWRSWGPIEPFDAPIPRLARASGIVTQLITDHYHYFQHGSHGYYEDFNGYEFVRGHEWDAHRTNPRTPPDRTFASQLNAETGAPSDLVNRTVYARNVADVADEREYFAPRVFRRTAEWLTENREWDEWFCYVDSFDVHEPFDVPESYASMYTDEPLDDSELTIWPFYGRIDGEGDGPDSPGGSGERLSDRQVEFVTAQFAAKTTMTDRWFGRVLETLDEQERWEDTMVIVTSDHGHYLGDHGWMGKPFAPIYDVLAHTPLFIWHPETARTGETIDALTSAVDLYATILDALGIDADRRHGRSLIPLLEGTTERIREWAIYGYWGSSVNITDGRYTYLHPCEADDPTYCYSASMMNPYPDQFQPPRARPDAECGSFLPYAEAPVWRYPAESHARHADPLLFDVRTDPDQLTDLVGTDGETEIRMRGLLTEALRELGAPQGQYDRLALSGRRT, from the coding sequence ATGAACGTGGTACTGATCTCGATCGATAGCCTCCGGCGCGACGTGTTGGAGGTCTATCGGGACGAACCGACGGGCTTCGGGTATCAGGTGGCGACGCCGAACCTCGATCGCTTCGCCGAGCGAGCGGCGGTGTTCGACACGCACTACGCCGGAAGCCTCCCGTGTATGCCCGCTCGCCGTGAGTGGCTGACCGGGACGCAGGAGTTCCTGTGGCGGTCGTGGGGGCCGATCGAACCCTTCGACGCGCCGATCCCTCGGCTGGCGCGGGCCTCCGGTATCGTCACCCAACTGATCACCGATCACTACCATTACTTCCAGCACGGAAGTCACGGCTACTACGAGGACTTCAACGGGTACGAGTTCGTTCGCGGTCACGAGTGGGACGCCCACCGGACGAATCCACGAACGCCGCCGGACCGAACGTTCGCGAGTCAACTCAACGCCGAGACGGGAGCCCCGTCCGATCTGGTGAATCGAACGGTCTACGCTCGAAACGTCGCGGACGTCGCGGACGAACGCGAGTACTTTGCGCCCCGCGTCTTCAGGCGAACCGCGGAGTGGCTCACGGAGAACCGGGAGTGGGACGAGTGGTTCTGCTACGTCGATAGCTTCGACGTTCACGAGCCGTTCGACGTCCCCGAATCGTACGCGTCGATGTACACCGACGAGCCCCTCGACGACTCCGAACTGACGATCTGGCCGTTCTACGGGCGCATCGACGGCGAGGGGGATGGACCCGACTCACCCGGCGGGAGTGGCGAGCGGCTCTCCGATCGCCAGGTCGAGTTCGTGACGGCGCAATTCGCCGCCAAGACGACGATGACCGATCGCTGGTTCGGCCGCGTTCTCGAGACGCTCGACGAGCAGGAGCGCTGGGAGGACACGATGGTCATCGTCACGTCGGATCACGGCCACTACCTCGGCGACCACGGGTGGATGGGCAAGCCGTTCGCCCCGATCTACGACGTGCTCGCTCACACGCCCCTTTTCATCTGGCACCCCGAGACCGCTCGGACGGGCGAGACGATCGACGCGCTCACCTCGGCCGTCGACCTCTACGCGACGATCCTCGACGCGCTCGGAATCGACGCCGATCGCCGACACGGCCGGAGCCTGATTCCGCTGCTCGAGGGTACCACCGAACGGATCAGGGAGTGGGCGATTTACGGCTACTGGGGCTCGTCAGTCAACATCACCGACGGACGGTACACGTATCTCCACCCCTGTGAGGCCGACGACCCGACGTACTGTTACTCGGCGTCGATGATGAACCCGTATCCGGATCAGTTCCAACCGCCCCGGGCGAGGCCCGACGCCGAATGCGGGTCGTTCCTTCCGTACGCGGAGGCCCCAGTCTGGCGCTACCCCGCGGAATCACACGCTCGCCACGCGGATCCCTTGCTTTTCGACGTTCGAACGGATCCGGATCAACTGACGGATCTTGTCGGAACCGATGGGGAGACCGAAATCCGCATGCGCGGCCTCCTGACAGAGGCTCTCCGGGAACTCGGGGCCCCGCAAGGGCAGTACGATCGACTCGCGCTGTCCGGCCGGCGGACCTAA